The genomic region taaaaatgttgtaaaatagtttgtgactatAACGTAACTCATCAAATAAATATAGACACGGATATCATAGATAGATTATAGGTAGATTTTTTTGCTCCACTAACAACTTAATAccactttctcaaaaaaaaaaaaacttaattagtatatttttggtaaaaaaaaaaaaattaagagaggGATTTTGGACATTATAAttaagcccaaagcccaaaacCCTTCTCTTGGAGGAggttacaaaattaaaaaaccctAGTGGCCATACAACCGGCCGCCCTTAAAAGTGCACATTggtaaaaaacccaaaaaccaagtCCCTTCCTAtatcttcaattctttctagAAAATTATTGTTCTACAACACAAaaagcaaaacataaaaaacaaaaaatatataaataaaaataaataaattttcacaCACCACACGAGCACCATTGTCACAATAAATTGAGCATTTTAGATTAggttcatttctctctctctctctctctctcactcttgcGGCTAGGgtttttgtctctctctctctctctcacacacacactctcacacagacacacacaaacacacacacacacacacactctctcataGATCTAAAACACTTCCGATGATGAAGGAGTTGTTAAGCTAGGGTTCTTGTCCTAACCCCAAATCTCTCACAAACCccaaaccctctctctctctctccatatttttgtaccatttttttctctaaatttttttagagagagagaataatggCGACCATGAACCCCTTTGATTTGTTGGGTGACGACGACGCCGAGGACCCGTCGCAGCTGATCGCAGCTCACCAGCCTAAGCCAGCTGCCGCCACCGCCTCCGCCGCCGTGGGGTCGCAGTCGAAGAAGCTGGGTCAGTCCAAGCCGGCTGCGGTGGCGGCTCAGCCCGCCGCTAAGCTTCCTTCCAAGCCTCTCCCTCCTGCTGTAGCTGGTTTGTCCCTCTTGATTCGTCGTCGTTTTGGCTCTTTTGATtgcttttttcactttttatatatttaatttagatTGGTTGTGGATTCATACGCATGCATATACGTATATGTGTACGTATTCGTACGATAAGtgtaatgggtttttgttgtggtGTTTATGTGACtctgttgtttgtttgtttttgttttgattaatttgCAATTTTTGAAATGGGAAATGGGTATTAATAATGAGAAATGTGAATTTGCTGTGGGATGGTTATGGATGTTTCTGGGTTTTGATGTGTTTGCCTGCATAGATAATGTTGAGGTTGGTGATTTTACtttcaatgatattgttaaatttacaatgttttgaattttgtggAAATGGAAAAAAGgtagtaaagaaaaaagaacagtATGACTTCAGATAGAATAGAATCTTATAAAAGTATATTTTGGACTAAGGCTTGTTTGTTTATTGCTATTATATTTACATGGTGTTTATTAAAATTGCGCTTCTTCGATTTGGGTATTTGTTTTTGTGGGAGTAGTGAGGGAGGCAAGGAGTGAGTCTCGCGGAGGTGGTCGTGGTGGTAGTGGACGTGGATATGGACGTGGCcgtggtggtggcggtggatACAATCGTGACTCTGCCAACAATGAGGGATCATTCCCCGATAGTGGGGCTCCTGCTGGTCAAGGTGCTGTTGAAGGAGGGGATTCTGGGAGGTCTGGTGAGAGGCGTGGCTATGGTGGACCTCGTGGACCTTACcgtggtggcggtggcggtggtggcGGTCGCCGTGGTGGTTTCAGTAATGGAGATGCAGGTGATGTGGAACGCCCTCGAAGGGTATTTGAACGCCGTAGCGGAACTGGGCGCGGGTGAATACTTCTTCTTGAACATCGCATTTTAGTATATGTTACATTTGTCATCAAAATGTTTCTCCATAACACGTGCCTTATACCTAACATATTTCTGTGTAGAAGTGAGGTCAAACGTGATGGAGCTGGCCGTGGGAACTGGGGAACTCAGACTGATGAAGTTGCTCCGTATGTTCATTCTGTACAACATGTCTTTTGTTGCCAAATGATTAAAGAGCcatcttttaaaattaatttataattttttattaagaaaaatatgtttAGATTTATAAATTAGTAACATTGCTTGTTCACCTTGTTTTGTTATGCTCAGGGTAACTGAAGAAGCCAGTGAAACTGAGAAGAATGTGGGTGATGAAAAGCCAGTGGGAGAGGAAGAGGCAGCAGATGCCAACAAGGAGACTCCTGCTAATGaaactgaagaaaaagaagaggataaGGTGATTGTCTTCAATTCAAAACATAGTCAATTTCTGTTCCTTTTGTATTCATGTTTTAAGATGGATGCTCAATGCCTACCATGTAGAGTGTAGACCTTGTTGAAGTTTCCTTGGATGATTGCTGTATCATCTCACTGTTACTAAAAAGCCCAACAAAGGATGTGTCAATAGTCTCTTGTTATCCTAATTTAGATAATTACATATTCTTTATCTGAAAGAATTCTGGTGCTCTATATTGCGTTCTTCATACCTGCAAGGAATATAACTTTTAGCAGTTCATTTTTCATTGATTAGAAATCGCCAGATTTCTTTAGGTCGGTAGATGATCTGTCTTTTGTACTGGAATCCTGGAAGTGAGTGTATTTTACTCAGGAATTTCATGTATTTGTCATAAACATTCATATTTTGCTTCGGAGAGTATTTGTTATTGTGGTTGATAAAGTAGCTTCTAAAATGTGCTGTTTTTCATCTATAGATCTTGTTATATTCAATTGATTCACATCTCATTGATGTGAAATCTTTTGCTGTCAGAACTACAGTTTTCTGAAATACAAACAGATTTGGCATTTTTACTATATATCTTGATCCACAAATTTGGgattaagtgtgcgtttggattgggatgaaaaattaaaattattttactattcagcttatttttgctactatttatgggctccactgcactttttggtattatttttgagcctcactatactatttcaactaacttttacctttatctacagtacttttagcaataagttttcagtttcagcaaaataagcggtatcaaAACACGCCCTAAGAATGGGTTGTTGTTGTATGTTGTTATTGTAAGTTTATTTTCCCCCCATTCGTTGAAGATATggccttttgtcatttttctattttggatgAGTGAGTTTGACCCCAAAATATGGGAATGGGAGATTTGAACCAATGACTTTTGTCCTTGGATAATTGTGCTACTTCTTGGTACTACAGTCATACTTaccaataagaaaattttaataaaaaaaagggaaagctATAGCTTATGGTTTGTTGCCATTATAATAGGAGATGACTCTGGAGGAGTATGAAAAGGTGCGGGAAGAGAAGAGGAAGGCCCTGCTGACACTTAAGACTGAGGAAAGAAAGGTTGATGCTAAAGAGTTTGAATCCATGCAACAGCTTTCAAACAAGAAGGAAAATAATGATATCTTTATTAAATTGGTGAAATTTTTATACCCTCTTAAGAAGTTTTTCAGTTTTCGTTGATCTATGTAATCAGCACCAGTATATTAATTATCTTTTGCCATTTGATGTTTTTATCTTTTCAGGGCTCTGAAAAGGATAAGCGGCGAGAGGCTCTTGAGAAGGAAGAGAAAGCCAAAAAGGTAATCATACTTTGCCTGCTTATTCTCTCATTTCCAAGATTTTCAAAGATTCCCTCTTTCTGTTTAATTGCTACTTTAGAAAGCATTGTACATAAGGTTTGAATATGTGCTCATCAATTGTGGATTCTTTTTGGTTAGCTGCCCTCTTCTTTGAAAATGGTGTTTTGTAGCTTGTGCATTGGATAACctaatgtttgatttttttgtctatttctGAATTTAATGTGGCTAGGAACTTTCAATTTTACATTGGAATGTATTAATAAAGACCTTTTATGGACAATGTGCTCTTAGTCAAATGACACTTTCCCTCATAGGAATGGGTGGGGCATAAGGCCGTGGATTCAAAGCCATTGGGTGCACAAGTAATTTAcgaatcaataaaataaaataaaagaaagatgttCCTCTTTTTAgctaattttacaatttactGTCTTGATGATAAGTTGCCTATGTTTGCAAGGTATTTAACATgtcttttcaatttatttacgaACAACTAAAAACACAGTTTTACAGAACAAGCATCAAAATGCAAACAAGCCAACAGTCAGCCAACTAACAGAGCTAGGCTAAAACAGATTCAGGAATTCTCCACAAGCAACAAAGAGTCCTATTGAGAATAGAGTTCTTAATTAATGCCTTTTGTGACATTATTGTTCATGTTTCCTATGTTTTGCTATTTAGTGATGCTATCTTGaataaattttcttgtttttcattctttctgGGTTTCTGTTTCTTCTTTGAGCTTAATACTGAACTCTTATTATGTGGTATGTTTGTTATAGTCGGTCAGCATCAATGAGTTCTTGAAGCCTACTGAAGGAGAAAGGCACTTCACCCCCGGTGGTCGGGGTCGGGGTCGTGGTCGTGGTTCAAGAGGAGGGTATGGTGGAAACACAATAACAAGCAATGTGGCAGCCCCATCTATTGAAGATCCTAGTCAATTCCCAACCTTAGGTGGCAAGTGAGATTCTCCAAGGCCCCGCGATAAGGATCTCAATGGTTTTTACATTTTTGGGTTCTTTGGTCTAAGCAGGAAAATGACTCAATAAGTGGATTTcctgtatttttaaaattttatgccttaaaatgtaaatttcaggTTGTTCTTCATATGTTCCCCtgtagttttttcttttcttttcttttcttcgtAATTGGTATGCTTTGTTTTTACTGTTTTTGAGACTTTGGGGCATATGAGAGGATTTACTTATGACTACAATTCATTATTGCCTAGTTTTGTTTCAGAACACGTTTTACATTTTGGATTTTGGTTTTGCCTGAAAAGTGAGGGTGGTGGTACGAACGGGGTCTTTTTGCACGGTTACTCTGCCCTTGTTCAGATCAAAACTAGGCGAATGGAAGGAAAATGATGGTGAAATCCAATCGAGGGAAAGAGTTGGCTTATGAACTATTTGCTATTCAGCGTTTATAACAGGTTTTAGGTTCTGCAGCTTCTGCCCTTGGAACTCCCTAAAAACTCTAATCTTCGTTTCCAGTTTTAAAGCCTTTGCATCTCCAAAATATTTGCTCCTCATATCTACAAATAGTGTATTTGCTTTGtatttacgctctgtttgtttgtttcaacaatgatatATTTTAGAATGAGTCATTTTTTAAGaagcattttttataaaactatcttattttttaatgtttggtagcaactttaaatgagttttaAAACAAA from Castanea sativa cultivar Marrone di Chiusa Pesio chromosome 11, ASM4071231v1 harbors:
- the LOC142615773 gene encoding RGG repeats nuclear RNA binding protein B-like isoform X2, whose amino-acid sequence is MATMNPFDLLGDDDAEDPSQLIAAHQPKPAAATASAAVGSQSKKLGQSKPAAVAAQPAAKLPSKPLPPAVAVREARSESRGGGRGGSGRGYGRGRGGGGGYNRDSANNEGSFPDSGAPAGQGAVEGGDSGRSGERRGYGGPRGPYRGGGGGGGGRRGGFSNGDAGDVERPRRVFERRSGTGRGEVKRDGAGRGNWGTQTDEVAPVTEEASETEKNVGDEKPVGEEEAADANKETPANETEEKEEDKEMTLEEYEKVREEKRKALLTLKTEERKVDAKEFESMQQLSNKKENNDIFIKLGSEKDKRREALEKEEKAKKSVSINEFLKPTEGERHFTPGGRGRGRGRGSRGGYGGNTITSNVAAPSIEDPSQFPTLGGK
- the LOC142615773 gene encoding RGG repeats nuclear RNA binding protein B-like isoform X1, whose amino-acid sequence is MATMNPFDLLGDDDAEDPSQLIAAHQPKPAAATASAAVGSQSKKLGQSKPAAVAAQPAAKLPSKPLPPAVAVREARSESRGGGRGGSGRGYGRGRGGGGGYNRDSANNEGSFPDSGAPAGQGAVEGGDSGRSGERRGYGGPRGPYRGGGGGGGGRRGGFSNGDAGDVERPRRVFERRSGTGRGSEVKRDGAGRGNWGTQTDEVAPVTEEASETEKNVGDEKPVGEEEAADANKETPANETEEKEEDKEMTLEEYEKVREEKRKALLTLKTEERKVDAKEFESMQQLSNKKENNDIFIKLGSEKDKRREALEKEEKAKKSVSINEFLKPTEGERHFTPGGRGRGRGRGSRGGYGGNTITSNVAAPSIEDPSQFPTLGGK